The window CGGCACAGCCCGAGGGCCGGAGCGGGGGAATTGATGGCTTGCCACAGGCTACGAGCCGCTGCTTTGCCTCCACCTGGCGCTGAGCCATTAACAGACTAGCTGGCGGATGTTACGCGACGCTTAACGTCACCCCATCCAGCAGGGAAAAGAGGGACGTGAAGCGAACGCGGCGAGCGGGGAGTGTGAGGGGAAATTAGTGAAACCGTGGGGGCTTAACCACCGGGGAGAGGCTGCTGCGTTCAGACTGCTTTCTTAAGGCTGAAGCGAAGAAAGACGACTTGTCAAACCAGCGTATGCGCTCGCCACAGCTAGGCCGGGCGAGGCGGTGAAGAAAAGGGAGTGACACCATTGCAAGGCCGCTCGGCCGGAACGGAGTAATCAGCAGCGTCACCGACCCGCCAGGGCCCAGAGCAGTTCAGCGGGAGGGCCCGAAGACTGGCAGGATGTATAGGAAACGGGGTGTCACCGTTAGCCGCGGAGGGTGAGGGAGAAGGCCTGACCCGGCGCCTCCGGCGAGGCGGGTCGCACACGAGGCGCTGGCTCCGGCGGCGCGGCCGCCTCGGCCCCTGGTTGCATGGCCGCTCGCTTCAGCTGCCTGTCGCTAAGCTTCACGCCAGACCAGCGCCTCCAAGACGAGGAACCGGCTTGGGGCACCCAGCCGGGCCCCTGCCTGAAAACGACCAGACCGTGTCCCCGCCTCCCGCTGCGACCGGTAGCCGAGCTCACGGCGGGCGGGTCCTCGTAGGGCCTACGACGAGCGTTGTGGCTCGTCCGCCCGCAGAAGCCGGGCCGATCAAAGCCGCTCCCCGCCCCACCTTGGCTGGCTAGTATCCTGGGGCCAACGCGGCTACGCATGGAGAGGAGTgaatggggggggcggggtcttggggaAAGGGTGAGGGCGTGGCCTCAggtgaaggggtggggtggggggcgggccaTCAGGAAGCAGGGGCGGGGTCTGGGGCATGGTGGGAGGCGGGGCCATGGTTTGGGCACCTATAGCCCCTCCCACTTTCAGGGTGCTCCCTGGTATCAGAGAGAGACACGGCTCTGACCCCCAATATATTGAAGTAGTTTTTGTCCGCGCGGCTCACGGAGCTCAAGGTGCTTTTCGCCGAGGGTCGTTCCAATAATGCGCAAGTGATAGAAATGTGGTTAGACGGCTCAAGAGGCGCTGGAGCTTGGAGCAGCTCACGGATTGAAGCAGAGCCTGCCACAGGATGCGGCCGCGAAAACGCCGAAGCTCGTTCTGGGTGTGTTAGCGGGAGGGTTGTTGTCAAAcacgggccggggggggggggtgtcattgTCCCGATGGTCTCGGCGCTGGGGAACGCTGGCCCCGCAGATGAGCGTCAGTGAGCCGTGTTCAATCCAAGGCCTTTCGACCGCGGGGTCACCACCTGGCTCGGGGTGAAAGGTCGGTCGCAACACAGAGGTTGGACTTTGGTCCAGAACAGGTCCCACCCTCCTCTTTTTCGGCAGCGAGATGATGCCTTGGGAAGCAACTTAACACGACGACAGAGCTGGTCTGTGGAGCGGGAAAAGCTCACGGAGGCAAAACACCAGAGCACTAGGAAATATAAATCACGCCCGGGACATTCGCCTCCTCTGCAAATATAACACTGGCTTGGCTCCTGGATGCTGGTGACCTGGAACTAATTAATCAGGACGTGTAGGTGTCAGTTCACGCGCTTTAAAAACTGTCCCGGGTCCCTGGGCAGGTCCTTGTTCTGCAGCAGGTGCCGCTCGAGATTGCGGGAAAGTTTCTCCCAAACAGAACAAGTTCCTCTTGACTGGGAACCATCCCGCCAGGCTTAACGGTTTCTTCCGGCCTCGCCAGCTCCAGGTGAGGATAAttcaccactggaacaatttcccaaggctcgcggtggattctccatcctgggcaattttaaaatcaagatctaAAAGACGGAATGATTCGGAGGACGTCCTGTGTGATACAAGACTAGATAATCCCAACGGTCCCTTCTGAGAATCGGTAACAGACCCAAAGAAGCACCAGTTTATGATGTGATCTGTTGGAACTCCTCGCCTCATGATTTTTTTGCCTGAGATTTTAGGAGAAGTCAGTATAGTgacagggaaggaggagaaaggcCACAGGTGAGACACAGGAGGACAGAGTAGCTGAATCTGTCATGGGGAAGTAGGTTAAAAGGTTGACGACAGATCTGATGGGAACAAGACCTTGCTGTCTTCTGTTGAGATCTGGATTCTTTTTCCTCAATTGTGTTAGCAACACCAGATTTGATAAGCAACTGGCACAAGCGAGGGACTATTCTGCGGGTCTGTTAGTCACAAAAAGCTAAACAAAGTCACCTTCCCAGGCTGGCGATGGAGGAGACGTGTTCCTTGTCCCTGTGTGTTATTTGATTCTGGAAAGGTGGAGGGGTGTATCGACCAACTGTCTGGCTTATGTCATGCCGAATCACAGCGCGACACCACGTTTGCCTTCCTCTGTCGTGCACGATTCGTTGCTGTTGTTCTGCGTAGCTAATAAAGCTCCATAAAGTTAAATTCGACGCTCAGGACCTTTTTTTAGCGAAGCAATGGAAATGGAAAGACCTCGAGAAAGGTGATACACGGAATTAGGTAATATGGGATTTGGCAGAAaccgatttttttaaaatataattttgacGGACAATATTAATGGTTATTTTTacctatttaaattttcaccactgtgcaaaattatgggttttaagcattggtattttttaattttattgatTGCAATTTTAGCAGCCGTGCCCACATATGGGTGTCAGGCAACTGTTCGATTTTCacagatttaaattttcacagctgtCCACAATTACCGGttttaagcacttttttttttatttttatcaatttcaaTTTTCACCATTGGCCTGAGGGGTTTTACTCTTTTCACTGATGTACATTTTCACAGTGGTGCACAATTACGGGTCTTaagcacattttttatttttcctaatttaaatttTCACCGTTAAAATTGTgggtttaagcatttttttcagtgTCCATCCATTTAAATGGTCATAGCTGTGCAAAACGACGGGCTTTACGCACTTTTTTAAAACAGTTGAAATTATGGGTTTGAAGCACTTTTTCCCAGCTACCTTTTCATGGCTGTGTCAAATTCCGGGTTTTAAGCATTTGATTTTTCCCGATTTCAATTCTCACCGTTGCAGGAAATTCTGGGGACAGGTCAGACgatgagaaggggaaaaaaactattttGTGACACCAGATGTTGAAATTCAGAAAGGTGCAAGTGTATACGGGAGGAACCAGTCTTTGTCGCCAGTGCAGGTCAGAATATACGAAGTAGCAGTAAATCAAACTCTCCTTCTCAAGCAGCGTTTCTCTTGCTTTGCCCCGTACACATTTTGATTCTTGAGGGACAGATTGTGTTTGTTGTTCGGTTCATTCGGCTCCGGTGAGATAAAAGCCGAACCCTTCCCAGTTTGCTTATAGATTCATGGATTTCGAGGCCAGAATCGTCCAGTGTGAATATCAGCCCTGAACTCCTGTATCACCCAAGCTGCAGAACGGCCGCCAAATAATCCCAAACTGATCTTTTAGaactagggcgaccagacagcaagtgtgaaaaatcgggacagggggtgggggggtaacaggagcctctATAAAAAAAGACCCcgaaatcgggactgtccctataaaatcgggacatctggtcacccgagtTAGAACGTCCCAGCTTGACTGAGAAATCGCCTGTGATGgacaatccaccatgaccctcggTCACGTTGTTCCAATGGTGAATTACACCCACCGTTCAAAATGGACACCtgatttccaggctgaattttcCAGCTTCGTCTTCCAGCCACTGGACTGTGTTAGACCTTTGAGGGCTAGACGGGAGCGTCCGTTATTAGATATTTCTTCCCCCGGGAGACACGTCGAGACAGGATCAATTCACCCCTTCACCTGCCCTTTGCTCAGCTGAACAGCGGGAGCTCCCGGCGTCCCTCGCTCTCAGGCAGCGACTCATTCTCGCGGTTCTTCCCCGATTGACCCACGTCCTCCTTGAACCGCGAGCACCGGAACTGGACCCGGGATCCCAGCAGCGGCCGCACCAGGGCCTGGTCCGGAGGCCAACTCACCTCTCCGCTCCCACTCGCGAGTCGCCTCTTTATACACCCCAGGATCGCCCTAGTTCTTGGGGCCCCGCGTCCCCCACGCTCCCCACATCCAGCGTCGCTACTTCCCAGGACAGACGCCCCCCCAAGTCTGTCAGTCCGGCCTGCGTCCGCACAacacaacccccccaccctgcaccccactttAACTCACCCGCCTACATCTGGTTGGAGAAGGAAGTGGGGGCGGCCTGGCCGTACCCCCCCTGCTGGCCGTAGGGGTCGGGCTGCCCGTAGCCCTGCTGGTTATACTCCGGCTGGTAGCCGCCCTGCTGGCCGTACGAATCCTGCTGCACGTAGCCGGAGCCCTGGTTGTAGGAGTCGGCGTAGGCGTCCGGAGCCGGCTGCTTCTCCGGGGCGGCAGGCGGGTACTTGGCAAAGGGGGCGCTCCAACCCGTCTCCTTAAACACGAACCAGAGATTCCCCGTCCACAGCACCAGGTTCAGGAAGCCAAAGACCTGGGTggcgggggaggcagagagagggaagggagggttAATGCACAGCGGGCAGGgggtcccctctggggggcgccggctcccacccgacccagggcagggactggctggctggggggcagggaatggggctggggcctggctcCCCTCAGGGGGTctggctggctggggaagggtcTCACCACAGAGGTGTTGAGCCCCGAGATGACGGGGTCCTTCAGCTCTTTGCACGTGTTCCCCTCTTTCTTGCAGACATCCAGCCCCTCGATCACGCTGTCGGGGTCCGTGGCCAGCTTCACGTCGGAGAGACCCTTGGCCCAGGCGCACGAGCTCACCAGCCACATGAAGGCGAAGATGGCGGTGACGACGAAATCCTGGGGAGAGCGCGGGGTtagccccctgcccggccccctgcccggccccctgcccagccccccgtggccccgcccctcctgccccggccccgcccctcctgcccggccccctgcctggccccccatggccccgcccctcctgccccggccccgcccctcctgcccagccccctggccagccccccgTGGCACAGCCCCTCCTGCCGGGCCCCCTGcatccccgcccctcctgcccggccccctgcccggccccccgtggcacagcccctcctgccccggccccgcccctcctgcccggccccctgcccagcccctcctgccccggccccgcccctcctgcccggcccccctgcccggccccccatggccccgcccctcctgcctcGGCCCCACCCttcctgcccggccccctgcACGGCcccccatggccccgcccctcctgccccggccccgcccctcctgcctggccccctgcccggccccccatggccccgcccctcctgccccggccccccgcggccccgcccctcctgccccggccccgcccctcctgcccagccccctgcccagccccccatggccccgcccctcctgcc of the Mauremys mutica isolate MM-2020 ecotype Southern unplaced genomic scaffold, ASM2049712v1 000298F_np12_obj, whole genome shotgun sequence genome contains:
- the LOC123357113 gene encoding synaptophysin, which gives rise to MEVLNQVVAGGQFRMLKEPLGFLKLLEWLFAIFAFATCGTYSGEFRLSVECVNKSESDLNIEVEFGYPFRLHQVYFDVPACKGTEVQRIFLIGDYSSSAEFFVTIAVFAFLYSLAATVVYLFMENKYRENNKGPMIDFVVTAIFAFMWLVSSCAWAKGLSDVKLATDPDSVIEGLDVCKKEGNTCKELKDPVISGLNTSVVFGFLNLVLWTGNLWFVFKETGWSAPFAKYPPAAPEKQPAPDAYADSYNQGSGYVQQDSYGQQGGYQPEYNQQGYGQPDPYGQQGGYGQAAPTSFSNQM